The window CGGCCAGGGAGGTGGACAGTGAAGCGGGTGCAGGAACGGCTGCGGACCGGCGTCATCATCGCGGCCCTGGAGATGGTGGCAGCCGGCGGGCTGGCGTGCGCGAAGGGAGACATCTCGGGCCCGCCGGAGAAGGAGGAGACCCCTGGGGTCGTGTCGCTCGATGCGCCGGCCACCGCGCCGGCCGACAGCGGCACCCTTATCCGGATCGTCGCCGTGGTCGACTCCGCCCTCGCGCGCGACCAGCGCTCGGTCACCTTCCGCACCTCGGCCGGGCACTTCCCCGGTGGTGCACGCGAGACCGTCGCGGCAGCGGACAGCACCCGTACCGCGATCGCGGTCCTCAGCGTTTCCCTGGACACGGGAACGGCGGTGATCACCGCTACCGCGGGTGGCGGGACGCGCCGCGTGGAGGTACGCTTCGTCACTGCGCTTCCCGAGCTGATCGATGTGACCACGGATCAGGTGTCAGTACAGGCGGGGTTCACCGGATCGCTCCAGGTCACGGCGGCGCTGCGGCGCAATCCCGGAGTTCCGACGCCGGGCCAGACGGTGAACTTCGAGGCGCATGCCGTGGCGGATACGCAACCGCGCGGGCGCTTCTCATCCGAGGCGGGGTTGAGCGACAGGACGGGCCGGGTCACCGTCCGGTTCGCACCGGCGGACAGCGTCTACACCGGTCCTCTCGTGATTGTCTCCACCACTCCGGGAACGACGGGTGTGCTGCGCGATTCGACCATCGTACAGGTCGTGGCGCCGCCGCGATAGCCCGGCCCCACCGTCAAACGAGCAGGCCACTATGCCACGTTCGATCGGGATTCAGGGCGGTGTCGTCACCGCGGCTCTCACGGTGCTGATGCTCAGCATCGGCCAGAAGACGCAGTCCTCACCCGTGCAGCCGCGCACTGGGTCGGACACGACCTGTGCCCACACGCCCGCGCAAGGCATCCCGGCGACTGAGCCGGGGGTTCCATGCGGGATGCCGGCGCGCTGAAAGTCTCGCGGCCTGCTCCGGGAGACAACGTGTCTCTGCTGGTCTATGTGAGCAACTGTCATTCGTCGCCGGTTCCCGTCCGCTTCCATCTCACCGTCGCCGATTCGATCACGGCCCGGGACGGCGCGTTGGAGCTATCGCCTGCCGGCACAACGGTACAGGCGCTCGGCGTGCAAGCGGTTCGTCGCAGGTGCGCGACAGAGGACGGAGCGCTGAGGCGTCCAGAAAGGCTTCCTCACGATGATAGCCGGCGGCGGTGGGCCAGCCCCGCGCGCAATCGGCATCCGCCCGGTGCGGTTCGCGCCGGCGCCACAAGCGCTCCGAGGTCCTCACCATCACGGCCGGCGGGGTGCAGGCGGTCTGGATACTTCTGCCTTCGGCATCGAGGTGCCGAGATCCAGAGCACGAAATGCCAGAGCCGGTGTTTCGTTCACCCAGCCGGTGTGCGTGACCGGCCGGCGTTGGACGAGGCGTGACCCGGCCGGCGCTCGAGTGAGATCACTGCGAACTTCATCAGGGTTCGACTCGCGAGAGTCGGACCCTTCTCGTTTGCGTTGCCCCGTGCAACGCCAGGGGCGATGGAAGAACCGAGGAGGGCCATCGGTGCTCCGGGCATCCTTCCACTCACCTCGGACGCCCGCCTCCGCCCCCATGCATGCGCCCCACTATGTCCTGGTCAGCGGCACCCTCCGCTACGTCGGCGCGGACGGGCCGCCCGGCCCGCCCCTCGTCGACGGCCTCGCCCTGATGTTCGCCGTGAGGAGGGCCTCCTACTGAAGCACGGCAGCACCCCCGCCATCCAGCGCCACTTCGACCGCTTCGTCGCCGTTCTCCGCGGGACGCGGTTCGCCGAGGACATCGGCTTCCTCAGCATCGATCTGGATTCCGTCACCCCCGCCCTGCTGGAGCACGTCAACCGGGCGATCCAGGTCGCGGACTACATCCTCTACCTGGCGCAGCAGCCCGCGAGCGGCGCGGAGCCGGCCGGACCGCAGCCAGGGTGAAGGAAGAACCGGAGGGGACAGGGCACGAACGCCCTCGATACCCACTCCGCACCCGAGCCCCGCGATGCACTCCCTCGCCCTTCACACGCCCCGCCCGCAGCTCAGCTACCGCTACGGCCGCACCGCGCACGCACGCGCGCTCGCCGAGGAGCGCCCGGCCACCCGCGAGCCGACCACGCCGGTGCGTCCGTCCGTCGGCCCGGCCGAGCGGGGGCTGCTCGCCGTCGAGCGCTCGCTGTACCTGGATCGCCACCCGCCGCGCCGCCGTCGCGCCCGGGTCCGGTAACGCTGGCGACGTCGGCCTCCGCCGCAGCCGAACGGCCGCGGCCGCGGAGACCGAAGGGAAGAACCCGGACGACGAGCAGGCTCAACCGCAACCAGGAGGGACCATGGACGGCACCGCCGAGGCCAGCCGGCCGAGCGCGTACCAGCTCGGCCTGCTCCGGGACGCCGGCATCCGGATCCGCCCGCACAGCTACGAGAGCGCCAAGCGGCGCCTCGACCGCCTTCCGCCCAGCGCCAACCAGGCCGCGCTCCTCGCCGACCTGGGGATCGCCGTCCCCGTGTCGCGCGAGGAGGCCTCCGCGGCCCTCACCGCGTATGAGCAGGCCCACCCGGAGTGGGCGCGGGAGCGGCGGGCGGCGCGCAGTGCCAAGGGCCGTGCGACGCGGGCCGCGCAGGAGCAGGCGGGGCAGCAGCCCCGGTACAACGAGACCCTGCTCCGCTACCACGCCGCGGGGACGGAGCGCCATGGCGGGGCCGCGGCGTCGCTGGACGCGCTCGCGTACCTGCGCGCGCTCGCGCTGCAGCTGCCGAAGGACAGCGCCTCCCGCGTGGAGGTGTTCACCGCTATGGGGGCGGGGCTGAGCGCCGATGACGCCCGCACCCGCATCGACGGACTGAAGTCCCCCGGGACGACGTGACCGCCGTCCCTCCACCAGCGCCGGCCGGCAGGCGCGACACACGACCGCCGATGACCAAGCGAGCCGGGAAGCAGACGGACCCGGAACCCGGAGAGACGCCGCCCCCGAGGTCGCGGAAGCGGCAGGCCGGGCAGGGACGGACAAGGAAGAACCAGGACGGGCAGGAGGAGAAGGCACTGAGCATCCCTCCCTCGCCCCCGGCGGAACCGCCCGCCGCGGCACACACCCCCACGCCACGCCGAGGAGATCAGGCCATGCGCAACAACAGCTACCAGGGCGCCCGCACCGTCGACCTGAACAAGACCACCCCGTCGCAGTACCAGGTGAAGGAGATCACGGGCCGCGGGCTCCCGGTGCCGCCCACCTACGCCGAGGCGCAGGCGCTGCTGGACAGCTTCCCGCCGACCGACGCGCAGCAGCGCCGGCTGGAGGAGATCGGGCTGGAGGCCGGGACCCGGGGCGAGGCGAAGGGCGTGCTCGCGCAGTACGTGGCCGCCAACCCGGAGGTGGGCGCGAGCTGGGAAGCCCAGGCCGCCGAGGGCCGGGTCACGCGCCGTCAGGAGCGCCGCGGCGGCGAGGATCCGCGCGTGACCACGCCCGGGATGTTCAAGCTCCTCGCCGAGTCGGGCGTGACGAACATCCCCAGCGACTTCGCCACGGCGGCGGCGCTGATCGACGCCCTGCCGCCCTCCGAGGGGATGGCGCAGGTGCTGCGCGACAGCGGGCGCGCCGTGCCCGAGACGCGGGCCGCCGCGTCGGAGATCATCCGCACCCTGCCCGCCACCCCGGACCAGATCGTGACCATCATGCGCGCCACCGGCGGGCGGTACGCGCCCAAGTCCCGCGGTGACGCGCAGTCGTGGTTCGCCAACAACCGCCAGACGCGCAGCAACAACGCGTACGCCGGCTCCGCGCCGGAAGAGATGGCGGCGTAGCGCCGGCCCGGAGCGCAGCTCCGGCAGCTCGGCCCCAGCACCGCGGCCCCGCCCGGCATCACGCCGGGCGGGGCCGTTTCGCGTGTACGCGCCCGAATGGAAGAACCCCGGAGTGCGCCACACGGACGCCTTCCACCTGCAAGGTCCCCCATGCACCCGCAGCAGACCGACACCCCCGGCCCCGCACCCGACCCGGCGACGCGCCTCGCAGTCCGGCTGATCCGCGCATACAGCGGCGAGGACCGGGATCCCTCCGAGGTCCGCGGGCAGGACGCCGACGACACGGTGGAGCGCCACTGCTTCTCCTACTCCGTCCTGATCCGGCCGACGCTGACGCTGCTGCTCGACAACGGCGGCTGCTGCGGGCCGTGTGAGCTGGTCCCCGAGCAGATCGGGGCCGTCTGGCTCACGTACACGCTGCTGCGCGCGCTCGGCATCACGTTCGAGGCGCTCATCGACGGGACCGCGGACGCGGACGGTGGCGACCTCCCGCCCGCGTTCTTCGACCGCCGCGCCGTGCATGCTGCGCTGGCGCCGCACCCCTGCTGACCTCCCCCGACCGGAGATGGAGATGGCCGACTCGCCCTCGTTCCGCGGAGTGATCCCCCTCTTCCCCGGCGCGCCCCCCGCGCCCACCCGTTCGCCCCTGTCCCCGGAGGTGATGCTGCTGCTCCGCAGCCACGGCGCGGCCACGCTCCGCTTCCTCTCCCCCGCCCTGCTGCTTGCGTGCGGGGCGGCGATGGTGGCGCTGGTGGTCGCGAGCATCGCACGCGCCCTGGGCTGGACGGAGGCCGGCGTGGTTGCGTTCGCGGCGACGGTGGCGGCGTGGACGTTCCTGGGCGCGGGCGGCTTCGCGGTGGCAGCGCGCGGCATCGTGCTCGCCCTGGCGCGCTGGCGCTGATGCGGCCGGGTGGGGAGGAAGAACCAGGATGGCGAGGGGAGCGCCGCAGGCGTGCCCGCGCTGCACCGCGTGGGTACCACGCGAACCCCGAGCAGCGGGGTGCGCGGCTTCCCCTGCCCCTCGAACGATCCTTCCCTGGAGAAACCGATGCGTGCCCGCTCTTACCCCATCACTCTGGTCCTGAGCAGCATCGCAGCTCTCGGCGCGACGTACGCCGCTCTCCTGTTCGTAGGGACGGGCGTCTGGAGCCGCCCCCCGTTCGCGATCGGGACCCTCGCGGTCGCCATCGCGACGCTGTGGATGGAGCCGGCTTTCGCATCCCGGAGGTTGCCGCCCCTGAGGTCGCTGCGGGGCTTCCTGTGGGCGCCTGCGGGCCGAATCATCGTGGTCCCGGCCGGCACGCCGATGTTCAGCGGAAAGAAGTACTACTTCCGTCCGCGCGTGGCGACCGACGAGATGCGGGTCTGGGCCGGATGGTGGAACTGCCGCACGTTCAGCGGAGACGACGCGGAATACGTGTTCTTCGAGCGAGGCGGCAGCCGGATGGCGGTCGCGACGGGGGCCGTGCTGTAGCACGTGCAGCCTGCCCCTCACCTTGAGCCCCGTCGCGGATGCGGCGGGGCTCTCTCGTTCTTCCCCCTGCCGGAGGGCCGGCGATGAGACGCACAAGCGGTACGGTCACGTGGTTCGACGCCGAGCGCGGGCACGGGTTCGCGAAGCCGGAGGAGCCGGGCCCCGACGTGTTCCTCCACCATTCGGGAATCCACGGCAGCGGCCTTCCCGTGCTTGGCCCGGGCGACCGGATCGAGTTCGACGTGGTGGACACGGAGATCGGCCCGGCCGCGGAGGGCGTGGTGCGGGCGCGCTGACGTCCGCGTTCCACGCGTGCAACGGCCAGGGGACGGAAGAACCGAGAGGGCGTACCTAGAGACTCCCCCCGTTCTTGGAGCGCCCCCATGGTCGTCTGCATCTCCGGCTCGCTCTCCGTCCGCCGGCTCCCAGCCAGGGCCACGGAAGCGCTGGACACGCTCGTCTCCCTTCGAGCCACCATCCTGATCGGCGACGCCCCGGGTGCCGACACCCTGGTCCAGCGCCATCTCGCCGGGCGGGGATACCGGGACGTGACGGTCTGGCACCGGGCCCCCGGCCCCCGCAACAACCTCGGGGCGTGGCCGGCGCGCCTGGTGAGCGGGAGCTTCACGGACCGCGACCGCGCGATGTGCTCGGCGGCCGAGTACGGGATCTCCATCTGGGACGGCCGCTCGCCCGGAACCGCCCGCAACATCCGCCAGCTCGGCCGCCGCATGCGCGTGCTGCGGGCGTAGGGACCGCCTCGCCGCTGCTTCTCGCGCCTTCCCGGCGGGATTGAGCTCTCCTCCTCTCGCATGACGAGACCCCATGACAGGCATCGACGCCAGCCTCCTTCCGGAGGCGTTTCGCGCCGCCACGATGACCCGTGGCGAGTACAACCGCCGTCTTCCCGAGCTTCCCGATGCGGCGCTCTGCAACCACGCCGAGGTCTACGCGGGCCAGTGCGCCGCCCAGCGGCTGCAGCGGGACCCGGAAGATCCCGCTGCATACCTGCACTTCTTCGTTCTTCCGGAGCTGGTGGCACGCGTGGGGGGCACCTTCGTCAGGGAAGCGTCTCCCCCGGACCCGAACAGCCCGTTCCGCCGGGTCATCGACTGGACCCGGCTTGAAGCCCGCGTCGCGGCGGAGATCGCCGCGCAGCGAGAGCTCGCGGGACTCGGCCACCGGGAGCTGGCCGCGGTCGCGACGGCTGCGCAAGAGGCCGTGCACTGCCGCTGGAACGCCGGCGACCCCGTCTACGACGCCGTGGTGCACCACACCATCATCCCGGAGCTGATCCGCCGCATCCGCACCTCCGCGCCGCCCCAGACCCGAGACAAGCCGAAGCAGAGGATCCGGTTCACGGTGTACGGGCCGGTCCAGGGCTACTTCATCCCGCTGGTCGACGAGAGCCGCCGGCTGGCCTACACCGTCGGTTTTTCTGGTGCGCTTCGCCTGGCGAATGCGGACGTACCCGCGACGCGGATGCTGGAGATGATCCTGGAAGCCGGTACCGGCCGAGGCGACGGTCTGGATTTCGTCGTGGGCAGGCGAGGGATGGCCATCGGCGATGTCGTCCACCTCGATGTCCACGGCGTCTGGATCTGCGCGCTCGGCGGCTGGAATCCCGTCGAAGGCGCGGAGGCGGAGCGGTTCCCGCTGGCTCCGGAGAGCCCCCGCACGCCGCGGCCGTCTCCCGACGACACCCCTGCCGATCCAGCCGTCGACGCCTGCATGGAGTGCGGGGCGCCCGCCGTCGATGACGGGCTCTGCGCGAATTGCTGGTAGGCGGCCAAGCCGCGCGGGAAGATCCGCATCGCGGGATGGTAGGACGTGGTCGTGGATGCGAAGGGCGAAGGAAGAACCGGCTGTGCGCGGTGGAGGGCCGCAGAAGGCGCTCCACCCGAGGAATAGCTGCGCACATCGAGCATGGCGCACTGCTGCCCGCGTTGCACGCGTGGAACGCGGGCGGTCGCGCCGCCGGTTACCCCAGACATGGACATGAACATGCCGCGCTTCACGGTCTACGGACCCGCCCAGGGATTCTACCTCGCGTTCCTGCACGACTGGCGGGAGCTGGACTACACGCACGGGCACTCCGGGGTGATGGAGACGGACGACCCCGCGTCCGGTGATGGGCCGCCTGCGGCCACGCTCGCGGCGATCTTCGCCGAGGGGAACGGCGAAGGCATCGGCGACGGCTTCACGGTCGGCGGACGGTCGATGTCCGTCGGGGACGTCGTCCACGTCGAAGGGAGCGGAGCGTGGCTCTGCGAGAGCTCCGGCTGGTCGAGAATCCCGCCGGAGTTCGCGACGAGGTTCCCGTTGCGGAGGTAAGTAGCGCGACAGTTCCACTGCCACGCCGGCACCAGAGGCCCGCATCAGCTTTCACGCTGTGCGGGCCTCTCGACGTGCTGCGGTTGCCGGCCGCCCGGATTCGTGGCCCGCGATTTAGCCCGGTCAGCGACTCCTCCGCTCCGCCGATGCGGCACGCGAAAAAGAGGCGTGGCGGCGCTCCGGTGTGACGCACAGGCTCCTCTTCGAGCCTGGAGCCAGGCCACAGGAAGAACGTGGCTAGGGTAAGGAAACGCGTGCCGTGAACCACCCGCTCTGCCAGGGAGCGCGCAGGCAGCGCACGGCTAGGGTAAGGAAACTCGGCACGTGGAATCGTGATGGCGGTGATTCACCGCCGCCGCCGCAGGATCGCGGCTAGGGTAAGGAAACGCGGCACCTGAAAATCCGCGTCGCTCCCGGCCTTCGCCCACCCCGCTCGACACCCGCCTGCTCTCGCTTCCGAACCAGCATTCCGCACAGCTCGACCCCTCCCCTCCAGATCCTCCGCGCGCCAGTTCCCGGCTACTCGCCACGGGGTACCACACCGGCGAAATCTTCGTCCTTTTCGCCCCGCCCGACGATGCCGACCGATCCGCCTTCCACCCGCCGCGGCCGGAAGAAGCTGCCCGAGGAGCGGCGCTTCTGCCGGCGCGTCGTCTTCCGCCTCCTGCCCGAGCAGTACGACCTGCTCGTCCGGCGGGCGGACGCGCATGGGATGCAGCCGAACGAATATGCGCGAGACCGCGCTCTCGGACGGGTGCGGCCCACGCGTGCGCAGCGCCGGCTCGCCAACGAGGTAGCCGAGCCGCTGGAGGAGGTGGCGCAGTTCGTCGCGTTCGCCCATGCGCTGCTCTCGCACCTGGGAACCCGCCTCGATCCCGACGGCGAGCTTGCGGGGGTGGTCCGCCAGGCCCGCGAGCGCTTCTCGGATCCGGTGGGCGAGGTGGCTGCGCTGCGGACGCTGATCGAGCAGGCGGTCCATCCGTGATCGCCCGTACAGCACACGCGGCCGGGTTCGGGCGCCTGGCGATCTACCTCGAAAGCGACACAGCGGAGCCGGGCCGCACGCGCGTCGCGTGGTCCTCACGCTACAACCTGCCCACCGACTCTCTCCGGTCGGCCGCGCGGTGGATGGAGCGCACGGCGGAGCGCAACCGGCTCGTCCCGAAGCCTGCCTACCACCTCTTCGTCTCCGCGGCGCCGGACGACGATGCCGGCCACGCGCGCATGCAGCGCGTGGCGGAGCGGCTGCTCGTCCACCTGGGTCTGGAGGACCACCAGGCGGTGGCGGTCGGCCACGACGACCGCAGGCATCCGCACCTCCACATCGTCGCCAACCGGGTGCACCCGGTCTCGTTCCACGCGTGGAACGCCACGCAGGACTGGCCGCGCATCGAGCACGCCCTGCGCGCGTTGGAACGGAAGATGGGGTTCCGGTCCACGCCGGGGCGGCTGGCGCCCACGCCGGAGGGCTTGTGGGCGGACAACGCGCGTGCAATGCCGGTGGGGGCGCGCCGTTTCGAGTTGCGCGAGAAGGAGAAGGCGCGGACGGCGGAGGCACGGGGGGAGGCGCACGCCGCCCGGCATTCTTTCCTGCGCCATGTGCGTGAGACCTTTGGCGCGCGCGCGGCCGGCGCGGCCGGCTGGGCACAGATCGAAGGCGAGGCCGCGCAGCTCGGGCTCTGGCTCGTCCAGACGGACCGGGGGCTGCTCGTCACGGACGGCGTCCACTACGCAGGGATCAGCCGCGTGGCCCCCGGCACGTCGCTGAACCGGCTCACCCGAACCTTCGGAGAAGACTATGAAGCCTTCCTCGGCCGGACCGCCGCCGGAAGAGTTCTTCCTCCCCTTCGACTCGCCGGTGGCGGGCCCGGCATCCCTGGCGAGCTCGCGGGCGGAGGATCCAACTACCGAGGTCCCGCTCGTCCCGCCGCCGGCGTCCCGGCGACGCCCCAGGATGGGCGAGCCGGAGCAGCCGCTCCCGAGTCCGCGGGCCTGGGCGGAGGAGGCGTGCCAGGAGATCCAGCGCCGGCAGGCGGAGATGCTGGAGGGCTGGGGCGAGGCGGTGGACGTGCTGACGCGCCAGCTGAGCGGGGAGGTGTCGCGGCTGGAGACGACCAGCGCGGAGGCGAGCCGGACGCTGCGGTCGACGGTGGACTCCGTGGGCGCGAGCGTCGGCACGCTGGCGGAGACCGTCCGGGCGGAGCTGGAGGCGATCGCGGCGGCGGTCCAGGCGCAGACGGCCGCGCTGGAGAAGGAGGTGAGCGACCAGGGCAGGCTGCTGGTGGGGAGCACGCGCGAGGCGGCGAGCCACATCACGGTGGCGCGCCACGAGCTGGCGCAGTCGGTGGACCGGCTGCGCAGGAGCACGCTCCGCTACGTGGTGGTCCTGGGGGGCGGGACCGCGTTGCTGGTCCTGCTCCTGGCCCGCTGGCTGTGGCCGTTCTGGGGGATGTCTCGGGAGGACATGGAGGCGTGGAGCCGGGGCGTGCGCCTGCGGGAGACCTACCGGCAGGCGCCGCCCGCGCAGCAGCGGGCGATCCTGCAGGTGCTGGAGTGGCGGAGCATGCCCGGGCCCGCACCTACTGCGTCGAGTGCGTCCCCGCCGGCTGGGCGGTAGTCGATCCCGCCGGCGAGCGGCGGTGGACGCTGGCGCGCGAGGAATCCGCGCGGGGGTACGCAACCGGCGCGAACGCCGCCCGCACTCCCGCGGAGCTGCACCGGACGCTTGCCGCGCTCCACGCGGAGATCTCGCCCGAGTGGTACCAGCTCGCCCTGCGCCGACGGGCGGCCGACGCGCTGCTCGACGCCGCCGCTGGCCACGCCTTCGTGGACGCCCTCCGCGCGACCGACGCGGTCCGCTGGGCTCACCTGCGCCATCACCCTCTCGCCGGCATCCTGGCAGCCGGTCCCTCTGCCTTCGGGACGCTGCGCGTGCAGGCGGATGAGCCCGCGCTCTGGGCGGCGCTTCCCGAGCCCCGCCACGAGCAGGTCCCTGCCTGGCTGCGCTTCCGCGAGACGGCGGAAACCTGGGTTGCGGTGCAGGAAGGTCAGCCCTGGGCGGTGCCGTCCACCCTGCCCCCTCCTCCCCCGTCGCCGTCGCTTCCGCGGTCAGCCGAAGCTATCGGAAGGGCGGCCCCGCTTCCCGAAGGTTGGGACGCGCCGGCGCTCGGAGGGTTCGCCGTTCCACGCGTGCAACGGGGACTCGACCTGTGAGACCCGCCTCGATCCATTCCCCGCACCGGAGCCATCGTCCGATGAAACCCCGTTCCGCCACTGCCGCGCTCATGCTCGTGCTGGCAGCCTGCCATGACCCGGACTTCGGCCAGCGGCGCGCGGAGGCCAGCGCCGGGCTGGGCCGCTGCAGCATCGAGGAGCCGGGGAGCACGCCCCGTCAGGGGCAGAGTGTGTTCTACGTGGAC is drawn from Longimicrobiaceae bacterium and contains these coding sequences:
- a CDS encoding cold shock domain-containing protein, translating into MRRTSGTVTWFDAERGHGFAKPEEPGPDVFLHHSGIHGSGLPVLGPGDRIEFDVVDTEIGPAAEGVVRAR